From Nocardia sp. NBC_00416:
TATTGAACAGGCGGAAACGATCCCAGACCGCCGCCATCAGCACATACCCCGGCCGCGCCGACGGCCCGTCCCGTTTCGCCGCACGTACACCCGCACACCCCCGTCCCGGCCAGCACCGGGTCAGCGTTTCCGATTCCGGCTCATCCTCGTCCATACGCGGTGATCTGGCTATGCCCGCGGCGAATCCCTGTGCCGATTCATATTTCGGCGGCGCATCGGTCCGGAGGACGCCCGATCATTCCAGTTCCGGACGGGTGAACAGTTCGAGATGACCGCAGGCGACACACCGGTGGGCGTCGACCACCCGGCGGGGTCGCCCGAATCGTTTGGCGCCACCGAAGATTCCGCGCTCGAGCGGTCCTTCGATCCAGCGTAGATACCCGGCGGAACCCTCACCGCGATCCTCCAGGAAGCCGGGCTCGAGGTCGGTGCCCGCACAGTGGGTGCACCGTGATTCCTTCATGCTCCCATGATCGCCGATACGTGGCGGCCGCGCTCGGCACGCTCTCCCGGGACAACGGCGGTGCCCGGGCGAGACCCGCACCCGGCGATCACGCACCGATGGCCCGCGCCAGGTGCGGCCACGAGTCGTGCAGGTCGTATTCGAACTGACCCCAGGTGTGCGCACCGGCGGGCCGGTCGATGTGCACGGCCCCGATCCCGAGTTGCCCGAGCCGACCGGCGAAGGCCGCGGTACAGGCACTGGCGACGGCCTCCACGGGCGGGAACCCCCAGCCCCGGTCGATAGCGCCGGGGACGCCCGACGCCGCGGACAGATAGACGGTTTTCCCGGCCAGCCTCGGCGCGTGCCGGAACGCGTCGTGGATCTGCCAGCCCGCGGCCCCCGGCACGCCCCACATATTGCCGGGGTTGCCTCCGCCGCGCAGCACCTGCGCGCTCACCATCGCGACGCCCGCGGCGTCCGCCGACCACGGGCAGCCGCTGTAGGACGCGACCGCTTGATAACGGCCGGGCGCCTGGATGGCCAGGTCCACCGCCGAACCGCCGCTCATGGACACCCCGGCGACCGCGTTGCGGCCGGTCGTGCCGAACCGCGCGTCCACCACCGAGGGCAGTTCCTCGGTGAGATAGGTCTGCCACCGGGAGCGGCCCACCGCGGGGTCGTCGGTGAGCCAGTCCGTGTACATCGAGTAGGCGCCGCCGATCGGCATCACCACGTTCACGTTCTTGTCCGCGAAGAAATGCCGGACATCGGTATCGTCCCACCACGAGATACCGTCGGCTCCGCCGCCGATACCGGTCAGCAGGTACACGGTGGGCGCCGGACCGCCGTCCGCGGCCGGGATGACCCGATTTCGCACCACCTGGTTCATCGCGGGGGAATACACATCGATCTGGACCGCCCGTTCCCCCAGCGGCTTCTCCGCGTCGACCCGGGGACCCGGGTCGGCCGCGGCGGGACAGATCACGACAAGTGACATCGCGGCGGCCAGCACCGCGAACAGATATTTGTACCGCACATCCCCGGGATACCCATTCGCACCGCGACACAACGGCCGGCGGCGCCGACACGCCGCACCGATCCGGCGTGGGCGAAACCTCTCATTCCGTTGCGCGCGAGCACTACTCGGCGCGGCGTGAGATCGTCACGAGCCGCCCCGGCGTGCTCCGTAGGGGGTGGCGGCGGACCGCGGCGTCTCCGCGCACCCGGACCGCCCCGGACCGTTGTCGGCGGGTCTGCGCACGCGCGCGAAGCGTCACCCGGTAGAAATGACACAGGGCAGTCGTTGTGCTCGCGGACGGTCTCCACCGATCACCGCGGCAACGGTGGAACCCGCCGAAATGTTGGAACTGTCGAACGAAAGAGCTGGTTGATGGCGTCCTCCACAGCGCGCGCACAGATCGGGGTCACCGGCTTGGCGGTGATGGGCAGCAATATCGCCCGCAACTTCGCCAAGCACGGGTACACCGTGGCACTGCACAATCGCAGCGTCGCCAAAACCGATGCGCTGCTCGCCGCGCACGGCGACGACGGTGATTTCGTCCGCACCGAAACCGTCGCGGAGTTCGTCGCCGCCCTGGAGAAGCCGCGCCGTGTTCTCATCATGGTGAAGGCCGGTGACGCCACCGACGCGGTGATCGAGGAACTG
This genomic window contains:
- a CDS encoding alpha/beta hydrolase; translated protein: MSLVVICPAAADPGPRVDAEKPLGERAVQIDVYSPAMNQVVRNRVIPAADGGPAPTVYLLTGIGGGADGISWWDDTDVRHFFADKNVNVVMPIGGAYSMYTDWLTDDPAVGRSRWQTYLTEELPSVVDARFGTTGRNAVAGVSMSGGSAVDLAIQAPGRYQAVASYSGCPWSADAAGVAMVSAQVLRGGGNPGNMWGVPGAAGWQIHDAFRHAPRLAGKTVYLSAASGVPGAIDRGWGFPPVEAVASACTAAFAGRLGQLGIGAVHIDRPAGAHTWGQFEYDLHDSWPHLARAIGA